In Eschrichtius robustus isolate mEscRob2 chromosome 11, mEscRob2.pri, whole genome shotgun sequence, the following proteins share a genomic window:
- the APOA5 gene encoding apolipoprotein A-V isoform X1: MGAGIENIMASVAAVLTWALALLSVLSITQARKGFWDYFSQSSRDKGRVEQIQQQKLAREPASLKDRLEPDLSNMDNFLEKLGPLNGQGREPPGLPRDPVGMRQQLQEELEEVRERLEPYMAEVHERVGWNLEGLRRQLQPYTVELMEQVALRVQELQEQLRVVGEGTKAQLLGGVEEARSLLQELQNRVAHHTGRVKALFHPYAERLVTGIGHHVQELHRSVAPHAAASPARLSRCVQVLSRKLTLKAKALHTRIQQNLDQLREELSAFAGAGADGAEEEAQPDPQVLSQEVRQRLQAFRHDTFLQIAAFTRAIDQETKQIQQQLAPPPPGHSAFAPEFLQGDGGKARSELQARLDDLWEDINYSLRDHSPGHLGEP; the protein is encoded by the exons ATGGGGGCAGGAATAG AGAACATCATGGCAAGTGTGGCTGCAGTTCTGACCTGGGCTCTGGCCCTCCTCTCAG TGCTTTCAATCACCCAGGCACGGAAAGGCTTCTGGGACTACTTCAGCCAGAGCAGCAGGGACAAAGGCAGGGTGGAGCAGATCCAGCAGCAGAAGCTGGCACGGGAGCCCGC GAGCCTGAAAGACAGACTTGAGCCAGACCTCAGCAATATGGACAACTTCCTGGAAAAGCTGGGCCCTCTGAATGGGCAAGGGAGGGAGCCTCCCGGGCTCCCACGCGACCCGGTGGGCATGcggcagcagctgcaggaggagcTGGAGGAAGTGAGGGAGCGTCTGGAGCCCTACATGGCGGAGGTGCACGAGCGCGTGGGCTGGAACCTGGAGGGGTTACGGCGGCAGCTGCAGCCCTACACGGTGGAGCTGATGGAGCAGGTGGCCCTGCGCGTGCAGGAGCTGCAGGAGCAGTTGCGCGTGGTCGGAGAGGGCACCAAGGCCCAGCTGCTGGGGGGCGTGGAAGAGGCGCGCAGCCTGCTGCAGGAGCTGCAGAACCGCGTGGCACACCACACTGGCCGCGTCAAGGCGCTCTTCCACCCGTACGCGGAGCGCCTGGTGACCGGCATCGGGCACCACGTGCAGGAGCTGCACCGCAGCGTGGCGCCGCACGCGGCCGCCAGCCCGGCGCGCCTCAGCCGCTGCGTGCAGGTGCTCTCGCGCAAGCTCACGCTCAAGgccaaggccctgcacacgcgCATCCAGCAGAACCTCGACCAGCTGCGCGAAGAGCTCAGCGCCTTTGCTGGCGCCGGCGCTGACGGTGCGGAGGAAGAGGCCCAGCCGGATCCCCAGGTGCTGTCTCAGGAGGTGCGCCAACGACTCCAGGCTTTCCGCCACGACACCTTCCTGCAGATTGCCGCCTTCACCCGCGCCATTGACCAAGAGACCAAGCAGATCCAGCAGCAGCTGGCGCCGCCTCCGCCAGGCCACAGCGCCTTCGCTCCAGAATTCCTACAAGGGGACGGAGGCAAGGCCCGGAGCGAGCTGCAGGCCCGCCTCGACGACCTGTGGGAAGACATCAACTACAGCCTTCGCGACCATAGTCCCGGCCATCTGGGGGAGCCCTGA
- the APOA5 gene encoding apolipoprotein A-V isoform X2: protein MASVAAVLTWALALLSVLSITQARKGFWDYFSQSSRDKGRVEQIQQQKLAREPASLKDRLEPDLSNMDNFLEKLGPLNGQGREPPGLPRDPVGMRQQLQEELEEVRERLEPYMAEVHERVGWNLEGLRRQLQPYTVELMEQVALRVQELQEQLRVVGEGTKAQLLGGVEEARSLLQELQNRVAHHTGRVKALFHPYAERLVTGIGHHVQELHRSVAPHAAASPARLSRCVQVLSRKLTLKAKALHTRIQQNLDQLREELSAFAGAGADGAEEEAQPDPQVLSQEVRQRLQAFRHDTFLQIAAFTRAIDQETKQIQQQLAPPPPGHSAFAPEFLQGDGGKARSELQARLDDLWEDINYSLRDHSPGHLGEP, encoded by the exons ATGGCAAGTGTGGCTGCAGTTCTGACCTGGGCTCTGGCCCTCCTCTCAG TGCTTTCAATCACCCAGGCACGGAAAGGCTTCTGGGACTACTTCAGCCAGAGCAGCAGGGACAAAGGCAGGGTGGAGCAGATCCAGCAGCAGAAGCTGGCACGGGAGCCCGC GAGCCTGAAAGACAGACTTGAGCCAGACCTCAGCAATATGGACAACTTCCTGGAAAAGCTGGGCCCTCTGAATGGGCAAGGGAGGGAGCCTCCCGGGCTCCCACGCGACCCGGTGGGCATGcggcagcagctgcaggaggagcTGGAGGAAGTGAGGGAGCGTCTGGAGCCCTACATGGCGGAGGTGCACGAGCGCGTGGGCTGGAACCTGGAGGGGTTACGGCGGCAGCTGCAGCCCTACACGGTGGAGCTGATGGAGCAGGTGGCCCTGCGCGTGCAGGAGCTGCAGGAGCAGTTGCGCGTGGTCGGAGAGGGCACCAAGGCCCAGCTGCTGGGGGGCGTGGAAGAGGCGCGCAGCCTGCTGCAGGAGCTGCAGAACCGCGTGGCACACCACACTGGCCGCGTCAAGGCGCTCTTCCACCCGTACGCGGAGCGCCTGGTGACCGGCATCGGGCACCACGTGCAGGAGCTGCACCGCAGCGTGGCGCCGCACGCGGCCGCCAGCCCGGCGCGCCTCAGCCGCTGCGTGCAGGTGCTCTCGCGCAAGCTCACGCTCAAGgccaaggccctgcacacgcgCATCCAGCAGAACCTCGACCAGCTGCGCGAAGAGCTCAGCGCCTTTGCTGGCGCCGGCGCTGACGGTGCGGAGGAAGAGGCCCAGCCGGATCCCCAGGTGCTGTCTCAGGAGGTGCGCCAACGACTCCAGGCTTTCCGCCACGACACCTTCCTGCAGATTGCCGCCTTCACCCGCGCCATTGACCAAGAGACCAAGCAGATCCAGCAGCAGCTGGCGCCGCCTCCGCCAGGCCACAGCGCCTTCGCTCCAGAATTCCTACAAGGGGACGGAGGCAAGGCCCGGAGCGAGCTGCAGGCCCGCCTCGACGACCTGTGGGAAGACATCAACTACAGCCTTCGCGACCATAGTCCCGGCCATCTGGGGGAGCCCTGA
- the ZPR1 gene encoding zinc finger protein ZPR1, which produces MLASGAVDPGLPGVAAAPSPVPARQPGPGHLFRPISADDEEQQPTEIESLCMNCYRNGMTRLLLTEIPFFREIIVSSFSCEHCGWNNTEIQSAGRIQDQGVRYTLTVRAQEDMNREVVKTDSATTRIPELDFEIPAFSQKGALTTVEGLISRAVSGLEQDQPTRRANEEAMAERIDEFIVKLKELKQVASPFTLIIDDPSGNSFVENPYAPRKDDALVITHYNRTLQQEEKLGLQAEEPEEKPEEEDLRNEVLQFNTNCPECNAPAQTNMKLVQIPHFKEVIIMATNCENCGHRTNEVKSGGAVEPLGTRITFYITDPSDMTRDLLKSETCSLEIPELEFELGMAVLGGKFTTLEGILKDIRELVTKNPFTLGDSSSPGQTEKLQEFSQKLDQVLEGNMKAHFVMDDPAGNSYLQNVYAPEDDPEMKVEHYKRTFDQNEELGLNDMKTEGYETGLASQR; this is translated from the exons ATGTTGGCCAGTGGGGCTGTGGATCCCGGGCTCCCGGGGGTTGCTGCCGCCCCCTCGCCCGTCCCGGCCCGACAGCCCGGGCCGGGGCACTTGTTCCGGCCTATTAGCGCTGATGACGAGGAGCAGCAGCCTACCGAGATCGAGTCGCTGTGCATGAACTGCTACCGCAAC GGCATGACGCGCCTCCTCCTCACCGAGATCcccttctttagagaaataatCGTGAGCTCCTTTTCCTGCGAGCACTGTGGCTGGAACAACACGGAGATCCAGTCGGCAGGCAGGATACAGGACCAGGGAGTGCGCTATACTTTGACCGTCAGGGCCCAGGAG GACATGAACAGAGAAGTAGTGAAGACTGACTCTGCCACCACAAGGATCCCAGAGCTGGATTTTGAAATCCCTGCCTTCAGCCAGAAAGGAG CTCTGACTACTGTTGAAGGATTGATCAGCCGTGCTGTCTCTGGCCTGGAGCAGGATCAGCCCACACGAAGG GCGAATGAAGAAGCCATGGCTGAAAGAATTGATGAGTTCATTGTCAAACTGAAGGAGCTAAAGCAAGTGGCCTCTCCTTTCACCCTG ATCATTGATGATCCCTCAGGGAACAGCTTTGTGGAAAACCCATATGCTCCCCGGAAAGATGATGCCCTGGTGATCACACACTATAATCGGACTCTACAGCAGGAAGAGAAGCTGGGGCTCCAG GCAGAGGAACCAGAAGAGAAACCAGAAGAGGAAGATCTCAGAAACGAA GTGCTCCAGTTCAACACCAACTGCCCGGAATGCAATGCTCCGGCCCAGACCAACATGAAGCTAGTTC AAATTCCCCACTTTAAGGAGGTTATCATCATGGCTACCAACTGCGAGAACTGCGGCCATCGGACCAATGAG GTGAAATCTGGAGGAGCAGTAGAGCCCTTGGGCACCAGGATCACCTTCTACATCACCGATCCCTCAGATATGACTAGAGACCTGCTCAAG TCCGAGACATGTAGTTTGGAAATCCCAGAGCTGGAGTTTGAACTGGGAATGGCTGTCCTCGGGGGCAAGTTCACCACACTGGAGGGGATACTGAAAGACATCCGGGAACTG GTGACCAAGAACCCCTTCACACTGGGCGACAGTTCCAGTCCTGGCCAGACAGAGAAACTGCAGGAGTTTAGCCAGAAGTTGGACCAG GTCCTTGAGGGTAACATGAAGGCCCACTTTGTTATGGATGATCCAGCAGGAAACAGCTACTTGCAG AACGTGTATGCACCTGAAGACGATCCTGAGATGAAGGTGGAGCATTATAAGCGCACATTTGACCAAAACGAGGAACTGGGGCTCAACGACATGAAGACGGAGGGCTATGAGACAGGTCTGGCTTCCCAGCGGTAG